Genomic window (Alnus glutinosa chromosome 9, dhAlnGlut1.1, whole genome shotgun sequence):
GATTGAGGTGGTGGCTGAAAGGAGTTGTTGTGGGTTGCTTGTTTACATATTGGAAGCCTTTGAAGAGCTGGGCCTTGATGTTCGCCAAGCTAGGGTTTCTTGTTCAGACAGCTTCCATTTAGAAGCCATTGCAGACAAAGTAAGAAAATTGTTTAGACAGCTTCCATTGAGTATGCACGTGTGCTGTCATTTTAGCACACGTGCATACTCTTCacatgcatctctctctctctctctctctctctctcaaaacataTATAGATCACGTGCTTTCATGCAGTATTACTACTTGATGTTGAACCCGAATTTGATGATGTTCCAGGATAGCCATGGacctgatgatgatgatcagaTTGACGCTAAAGTGGTGAAACAAGCGGTTCTGCAAGCTATTCAAAACTGGAGTGAGATTAGCgagcaaaaataataaagcgagatcttctttaattaatttgttgatcGATCAGTTTGGGTGGTAGAGATGAAGTTCTGTAGTGTACGGGGGTTACTcttttacatatatatcatatatatatgtagctGATTGCCAATGATCCAGAGAAATCCAAACGTACGGCAGACATATATCTATGATATCGATCATGACAACATGTGAGTGAAATTGTTTTTTTCACGTGTCATGAGATCGATGCAACATGCAGCAGGAACAAATGTTAAAAGGAacttaaacaaaagaaaataatgtgGTTAGTTACTCCACCCCTTTCCCAATTTCCTTCACTCACATGCTagattaattactttttaactCATTTAGAAaaaaagtaatgctactcttcgcATTAATTTCACACCGGCCGGTTGAAAGTATGTAAGAAATGGCTTTAGATGGTGTGTATATATAGAGGCTAGGTCGTCGGACGTATTTGATCAATCAATTACAGAAGCAATGGGATTAATGTTTGGTTGAGAATGGAATGTTTTCTTATTAATCGATTAGCCAGATGTTAGCATGATTCAGTATCAATTAACTCAAGGTTAAAAAGTAATGGGGTTTAAACTACCACTTAAAAGATAATTGGAGTAATTTGAagtttgttagaatattaattaaattattaaaatttgtcCTTAATTTCCTATTTGGAATAAATACGATGATTTAACACAGTAATATGTCATTTAGCTAGATTATTGGAGAGCTATTAACCTAGCGGTGCTATTTCACATATAATTAAGAAGCATAGGTATATATGATCTTTAGGTTCAAGGGCGCCcccattttgttttgttaggtTTTATGTTTTTGGCAATTTCAATTTTAGAACTTGTTAATTTGTAAGTCTAATATTACGATCCAAGTCGGTTCAAAATGAGGTTAAAAAAACTAGGGTTAAATTAATGAAGAGCAGAATGgcttgtttgcaatatagttaCCAACTATATGGCCTTCAATCGAGGCAATTTTCAAACTTCAGCGTACAAGTCAAAATGTGTCGATCGTAAGCATGTTTGAATGAGGTTCGAACGAGAGCATGAAGATAATTCAAGACCAAGTTCTAGAATGCTTCGATGCAATCATGATATGAAGATCGTTCATATAGAGTGCTCAAGactttaaagagagagagagagagagagagagagagagtagatgAAGGAAGATGAGTAATCTAGAAGAGTAGAGTTTTGTGAGTTCAGTCTTTGCACGTGGCGTAAGATGACAGCTCCTTTTGATGATGCGATCCAGGTGGATCCCATTCTGGGTGTCCTAAACGGTGCATTGTGGAGAATAGAGGCAATGCGTTTTATGCTTTGTTCAGTGTCGTTTTATGCTTGTCGTTTTATACCTATTTTATGCGCTTAAGGGATCCTGTTATAAAGGTCAGTATATAAGGCCTATTATGAGAAGGGTTAGGTATCGGAAGAATTGTTAAGCTAACAATGGAGGGAAGGCAGACTTGAATTTGCCGTATCCAAGCTTTTCTGCTATTTCTATGAAATTCCAGTGACAATTTCTACTCATCATCATCTCAAATTCACTATAAATACCTAAAGCACCATTATACctgttacaattggtatcaagAGCCAATCAATCCCCACCCATTGCTTCCTTTtctacccaatttttttttctccactcTTGCGCTTATGCAAACCTGCGCCGCAACAATGGCGGACCACTCCCAGCAACTGAAGGAATTACATGATGGAATGGCGTAGATTCGGGGCGACATGGCCTCCTCTCATGATCTGAACGCCGCTATGCTCTCTATCGAGTCTCAAATCCAGCGTCTCTATGATTTGGTTCTCGCCAAATCCGGCCAGAGCAATGATAAGGACCCTCTGATTAATTTTGGTTCTTTTAACAATCATCTGGGTATGGGGGAAACTTCTTACTAGGAGGGCTCCACCTCCGGTGAAGGGATTATTAAGGCCAAAACTGTCTGTCTGGATTTTTCCTGCTTTGAGGGAGAGGACCCAGAGACGTGGAGTTGTCGTGCTAAGCAATTCTTCAATTTCTATAACACCCCGCCCAATCACTGCATTTCCATTTCCTCCTTCCACATGGATGGAAGTGCCCTTGTTTGGTTCCGGGAGCTCCGAGCTAGTAACTCTGTCACCACGTGGGAGGAGTTTGTGAGTGCCATGCAAATTAGATTCGGCCGCAGTTCTTATGACGACACTATGGAAACCCTGTGCAAACTCAAACAAGTAGGCACTCTGGATGAGTATAAGAATTTGCTTGATACCTTTGCCCTCAAGGTTCAACTCCTACCGGAAGAACACAAACTCAGCTGCTTCTTATGCGGCCTCCTTGATGAAATCCAAGTCTCTGTTCGGATGTTCAACCCCAAAACCCTTGTGGACGCTTACTCCTTGGGGCGAATGCAGGAAGACTGTGTTCTCACTTACCGGAGGACAACTTGCTCTACTTGGAACTCCTCTCAATTTCAGCAGTCACGTTTTGGTTGGTCTACTAATTTACCAGCGGGAGCTGCTAAGGGAAATTTTTTCTCTAATCCTACTCGGGCTCCTAGCCCAGATCCTCATCGGCCACCCTCTCTGGCTCAACCAGGCTCGGGTCATGTGCCAAAGGGCAATCTTAACCCGGCCCAGGCCTTAATTCCAGTCCAAAAAATTACTCGGGCCCATATGGATGAACGATGACAGAAGGGCTTATGTTACACCTGCGATTCCCGCTGGAGTCGTGGCCACGTGTGCGTTTCTCCTAAACTGTTCCTTGTTACCATTGTGGAGGATGGGGACACTGCCCCTGTGCCAGATACTCCCACTGTGGAAGAGGACCCGGGCGAGTTCTTTCTCGAGGAATT
Coding sequences:
- the LOC133878438 gene encoding uncharacterized protein LOC133878438; translated protein: MVSRKHKRAAIYKKLQLLRSITNSRGHSKTSIILDASKYIEDLKRKIDVMNHQDIATAEDTDIQASLPLRLRVEAQEKGFLIEVVAERSCCGLLVYILEAFEELGLDVRQARVSCSDSFHLEAIADKDSHGPDDDDQIDAKVVKQAVLQAIQNWSEISEQK